AAAAGATGTTGGTTCCTCAAAAGCGGCCAACTGGGAAAATTAGAAGACTGGGGTATATTTCAGAAACGTTAGCGTTGACTTTGATTTGCAGACGGCTGAAACTTTGCACCCGAGCCGGTAAAGTTTCCACAACGAATGAGGCACGCCCTGGTATTTTGCTATTGGTTATTATGGATAAAGTAGAATTTGGTTGGTCAATTTTTCCAATCATTTCACATGGGCGGAGCCGAGCGTTGCCATGTAGGCACGTTGCGTAAAGCAAACATTTCGAGGTCGTCGTTTGGAATCATCCATCATCTAAAATTTTGTGACTCCTTGTTTTTTAGGATGGTGTATAACATCTCCACAATGCCCGTTGTCTTATTTTTGTCCGCTAACAAAATGGTATCCACCCAATAGACATTAGGTTACTTAGACTACTTGTTAAGCACAATTACAAACCGAAAAGAAGCCTACACCTACTCTGAAAATATCTAAATGAAAATCGACATGTTATTTCTCAAtctgtttaaaatatatatttgaggGAAAATGTTCTAGCAATACTTAAAGTAGATTGAACAATTTAGAACGCACCCTGGCCATCACACAGTCACAGGATTATGGACCGCAATTTGGGTCATTGcctgtcaaaaaagatacacatcAAATAACGCTATTTGACGTACCAAATTAGCTTGTTGACCAAGCAGGACCTATATATGACTAGAGTAATTTAACAAATTATtgttttacgtagttattacaccatcactcgtatttcatgtcACAGCGATTCACCAATACGTATGCtttgatgctggtaaagttgtgtCTCGCGCACCTGCTGCACTTCAACACACACTCCCCCAAGCTCTCGGactgattaatggtggtcggacacACCTATGCGAGGCTagacacaataaggattagccacaatagttgcgtttgcggtttgccttcaaaatacaaGCCTCAGTAAATTTGATGCAAATAGTGCCATAATagaatagatcatgctaaacgaggttggaatgtGTCATATAAATTCAACAAAAGACAATTTGTTACATTGAgaaaaatctgttgaaatcacactATGGATGCATtagactttagaattgcattttatatatttatataacatataacaacatTCCCACCTCGTTTAGCATAcctatttcactgtacagccttccCTTtagattgtggatcaatgacattgggtatcagtctactcagtgacacccacagaattTGAAACCACTGTGAAATGAGCCACATTTATTGTATCACTGAACACttccagaggaaaaacaatataaagtggatgttttggagtctgataactctgaggaggaCTTTGGAAAAAAGCACTTGGGTACTAAGCAGACTGATAACCCATTTAATTGATCCCAAATccgtaggtaaggctgtacagtgcaatataaATGTCAATACGCACAAaaggctgactggggaggtgatttcccACAGCcaaagtcctgcaataagagTTATGACGTtaatatttgcgtaaactcttcacagttgtgttctgtgggtctAACAAAGTAGACTTATACCCCATGTAATTTCTTCACATTCCAACACGCCAACCTTGTTTAActttatctagtctaaatatggtatgattccaccaattgtaaccaTTTGCGTCACTTTCAAATAGGGAGTTTTATTTTGAAGtcgaaccgcaaattccactattgtggctagtcgttattgtggctagcttcataGCACGGTCCAGtcaagcctcactagccagatgaagctatcTGGCTGCTTGTaatgttagctttgggcaacagggttaagtagctggcgtgctagttattttcatgaactgaagttcgaTTTCAATGGgacaagtggctacctagctaatacttactcacaaggatttcTAAATCAATACTAAGAAtattgaaaatgactgcagtttctactggtcattgttttcaggctgctTGCGTTGGTGCTAGCTAGGAGGGTACCTAGTTAGAGTTTCTAATAACATCTGTATCAaagatatttgcaaacatttttgatCCTGCTCTTATTTCAAATGATCATTGATTGTTTTCCCATTCGGTCGAACAAATAAAGCCTTATGGCCAAATAAAGCCTTAACGTGGTATTGTTAACACACcgtgcaaattcagcacacacaacattatataatataattttgttatttgacgtgtatcttttttgtcaagcaaagacccaaacggcggtCCATACAGGATTCATTTTGGAAGAACGTCTTCACCTGCAGATTTCTCCAGCTACTTTCGAACGACAGTTCAACCATTCCAACATGAAAGGAAGAGGAGAAATGATTACCTCTTGTGGAAGACGATGACTACTACAACCTTTTACATCTAGAGTACATTAGAttagcaaaagtatgtggacacctgctcgttgaatatctcattccaaaatcatgggcattaatatggaattggtcccccctttgctgctataacagcttccactcttctgggaaagctatCCACTAGATGGAACATTGCTGGGTGGACTTGCTTAAAGCGATAAGGCATGGCTCGCAGTtgaattccaattcatcccaaaggtgttcggtggggttgaggtcagggatctgtgcacgccagtcaagttcttccacagtgacttcgacaaaccatttctgtatggacctcgctttgtgcacagggcattgtcatgctgaaacaggaaagggccttccccaaactgttgccacaaagttggatgcaCAGAATCTTCTTGAATGTAATTTTATGCTGTAGCATtctgatttcccttcactggaactaaggggcctagcccaaaccatgaaaaaactGCCCCAGACCAATATTCttcctctaccaaactttacagttggcaggtAGCGATCGGGCGGGTAGtgatctcctggcatccgccaaactcagattcgtcCTTCAGATTGCCAGATGATGAAGCATGATTCACCACTCCAGATAACGTGTTTCCCCTGCTCCAGAGAACAATGGCagctagctttacaccactccagccgacgcatggcattgtgcatggtgatcttagacttgtgtctgcttggccatggaaacccatttcatgaagctcccgacaaacagttattgtgctgacgttgcttccagaggcagttggaaatcagtagtgagtgttgcaaccaaggaaaGACCATTTTTATGTGCTAcagcactcagtggtcccgttctgtgagcttgtgtggcctaccacttcgcggctgagcgattgttgctcctagacgtttccactttacaataacagcacttacagttgaccggggaagctctagcagggcaggacattttacaaactgacttgttggaaaggtggcatcctatgacagcgccatgttgaaagtcactgagctcttcagcaatGCCATtttactgccagtgtttgtctatggagattgcatggctgtgtgctcgattttatacacctgtcactcCAGGTGtgcctgaaatagccgaatccactaatttgaaggggtgcccacatacttttgtatataaagtgtatatctatagctaggtttccatccaattggcgacatatttatgcgaatattctaaaatccccATAGAGAAAATATGGACATTTTCATCCAACCGTTTCATGCTgattcatttttatttaactaggaaagacAATTAAGAACACCTTCTTATTTAAcattgatggcctaccccggccaaaccctcccctaacccagacgacgctgggccaattgtgcgcggccctatgggactcccgatcacggccggttgtgatacagtccgggatcgaacctgggtctgtggtgacgcctctagcactgagattcagTGCTTTGCTGCGCCACCTGATTCATGAAAAAAGTCACGACCGGGCTGATGGAAACATGAAACGCTGGTACAATTTTATGCTGGTACAAAATGTCGACAATTTGTTCGTTCCACAtgatgcacgttttggtttttgctctagaaCTATACAGTGGATTAAAATAATCGAAGCTTTATTTGAATCacctgtgtagtgctagggcgaAAAACAAAACGTGCATCCAGAGTGGGCCCCATGCCCGAATTTTGGAAACCCTATATTTGGCTAGAGGGAATAaattatgaacttcacagggtggtgaatgtgcaaagtaatgagcttgatgctcctttccaataaatatcgactgtcttattctggtgacatgaagatcgatgcttggctgcagtTGAACAAATCCAAATAATATCGCTCTTATCCATATTAATCTCATAATGTAGGtagcctacccgcactgtatTGTGCATTTGATCTCCCCATGTGCTAGCGACAGCCGAGCGAGCCTCCCACTTTAGTGCGAGTGAAATTAGTTCCGAACTGAATGTATGCGTCTAAGaagtagttttcacatacaaaatGTATATGTCCTGACTCAGAATCATATATGCTTCCAAAAATAACATGATCGCTGTGTTAAGAACGTTTATTTTGATCGACATTCTGCATTTATCAGAGTGCGGTctggtagcctgatttcagatatGTCCATGTAAACATGATTATTAGGGTAGTCGTTATTCTTGCAAAGCACGTAAACgttttaatcaaactattatattaatttgACTATACACAAAAATtgcattattgtgtgcatgtaaccgtacTCAATCAACAGATAAACCTTACAAGGTGAGAATGAGATCACTTGCATGTAACGTAAATCTTTCATTTAGAAATAAAGAGAATGTACATTCTTCAACAATAATCAATCTCTGACATAGCTTCCTCTACAAGAGGGGACTCACCCTTACATGTTATATTCCCAAATAATTGACATGGTCACATTTCTTTGCAAACTGCTGAGAACATAAAATTAAACATTTAGAAAAGTGTAGCAAGAGCTGACCATCATGTAGGCCTAACCAAAATGCCCATTTGAGATGAATAACAGGAGGCAAGCCAAGGGCAAAAGAACAATAAAGCACAAAGGACAAATGACAATCGGGTAACAATTCCACCGAAACAGACATTTGTTGGGTCACCAGTGTCTATTTTTAACAGAAAACAGTGGCCTCAACATTTGCCAACCCTTCCCAATTCCTAAACTCATATTTGCAAAACATTTACATATTTCCAGCAGTGTATGTGGGAGTGTACACCCATTAAAACATCTCTGGATACTGTACCAACACAGCCCTTcaaatatattatttttaatGCCACAGTATGTACAAAGCATCATAACTTCAGTGCAATTCAGTCTAACATCGACACATTTGAAATGTCGAGgtggaaaaaacacacacacacaccgctaaaaaatatatttggtaTCCAATATTTAGCAATTTCATCACAGTACAAATCACTCACACTATGATACAAATAAATTAAAGCTACTTATTTTCCCTAAAGGGTATGACCACTAGCTTTCAGTAGCTCTTAAACTCTCTATTAGTCAGAAAGACTGAGCAGAGACCAGTAGCTTCTGGGACATAGCTCAGACATCCATTCACATGACACTGATAATCAGGCCCTAAACAGCAGGCTCTCCTGGTGCTAGCGGATGCCTAGGATCTGCCTGCTCTTGAGCTGGTagttcctctccacctcctccagggCCTGGACCCGCAGGTTGGCTGCCTGCAGCCTCCTCTTCAGCCCCAGCTCCTGGCTCTTCTCACTCTGCTTCTGATCAGGCCTTTGGTTCTCTTCGCTGTCTCCGGCAAAACTGACCTTCTTTTCAGGGGGGACATTCTCCTCTCCCACATCTAAGGGGCCAAGATGGAAAAAAGTTACACATGTTGAAAAGGTTTTATTGAGCGCTACTTTATTTGCCGATAAAATACCCTCCCATAATATGTAGGATGATGCCTCAGTGATTAGTCAGGTTGCCAAAACAATTTTCAAGTTCGTAATTTGCCCAGAGAAAAACACAGGTGTCTTAAAGTGACCTAAATGTGTTCCCTCCCCTTTATTTGATCTGAAAACATGGCTACCCTATATCATATTGTTCAACTCCAATAAAGAAGCAAAATCACGTATCCTCCCTTTTCGCTTGACACCCATACCCATGTCATTGGAATAGAGTGGTGGCAGGGTCTTCTTCTGTTTTACCAGGTTGCAGCTCTTCAACAAACTCTCCGCTCTGAAATTAAAATAAATTGTTGGGAGTCAAAATAGAGTATAGCCAACCCTCTTGCAGTTTTATAGCAAGGAATGCAATTATGACAGCAAAGCGTGAAGGAAAGTAGCATTAACACATCTTGGAGGATTAAAGCCTTAGCATTTAGTCtaatgtgacaataaaacagcAGTTTGCTCCATTTCAAGTGAAGTGATCCAAGGGAGCTTTGTTTTACCTGGCAAGCTTCTCATTCGATAGTCTCTCGCGAACACAAAGCTCCTGCTCCCGCTCTGTAGgagcaatatatatattttatttaactaggcaagtcagtcaagaacatttacattacatttacatttaagtcatttagcagacgctcttatccagagcgacttacaaattggaaagttcatacatattcatcctggtccccccgtgggaattgaaccctggtccccccgtggggaatgaacccacaaccctggcgttgcaagcgccatgctctaccaactgagccacacgggaccgtgtgTGGCTCCTTGctaaataagaacaaattcttatttacaatgaaagccTAATTCACCAGAGTTACAGCATACAAATTCCACAGATTACAAACAATTCAGTCTATATACACTCAGTAGCATAGCCAGTGACACATTGACTACAAACAACAATCATTATAGATGTTTCAGCAGTCCACACCAAGCAGCACTGATTAAAAAAACATCCGTGTTCCAATACCAGAGGGGTCTCATCTGTGACTCTGACATTAtagggaccagggttggggttgAATCagttttcaattcagtcaatttaaGTGAATTGAAATTTCAATTAGGAACAAAATTAAGCTTAATCCtgatgtcggggggctagggtcagtttgttatatctggagtacttcggtcttatccggtgtcctgtgtgaatttaagtatgctctctttctctcggaggacctgagccctagagcCATGCCTCAGGaagacctgacatgatgactccttgctgtccccagtccacctggccgtgctgctgctccagtttcaactgttctgcctgcggctatggaatcctgacctgttcaccggacgtgctacctgtcccagacctgctgttttcaactctctagagaccgcaggagcggtagagatactcttaatgatcggctatgaaaagccaactgacatttactcctaaggtgctgcaccctcgacaactactgtgattattattatttgaccatgctggtcatttatgaacatttgaacatcttggccatgttctgttataatctccacccggcacagccagaagaggactggccacccctcatagcctggtttctctctaggtttcttcctaggttttggcctttctagggagtttttcctagccaccgtgcttctacacctgcattgcttgctgtttggggttttaggctgggtttctgtacagcactttgagatatcagctgatgtacaaagggctatataaatacatttgatttgattttgatttgataaggGAAAACACTCACGCTCCAGCCTCTCCTCGCGCTCCTTTAGGGCCTTCTCCCTCTCCCGCAGCAATTGCTCCTTGAGCCTCAGCTCCGCAGCGGTTGGGGAGGTTGAAGACCCGGCTGGCTTTGGGTTCTCTGGATCAGCCGACCTCCTCCAGTTGCGCGCCTGCATCTTCCTCTGCTCATCGGCGACCACGTCCACCAACAGGCTGCTCTGGAGAATGGACTCCACCGAGGGCCTCAGGTAGTCCTGGCAACGAGGCACAACAACAGTCAAATCAACAAAGAGTATAATGGTGGGCAGGAGGGATTAAAATCTCTTGACATTGAAATTGTATTTTGAGCATAGTAATGTGCTTGGAGATGGAGACAAATAATAATCTCCTCAACAGTGAGGAGTTGCTCACAAGATGACTTGAACTTTAGATGGAGATTTTCTGTGCCGTGAAACATATTCCAAACCTTTAAATGGAGCATTCTGGACAGGAGTGTGTTCAGCTCCTCTGAGTAGCGGTAGGGGATCCTCCTGAACTTCCCCTCTCGGATCTTCTCTGACAGCTCTTTTTGGTTATAAGCTGTGAAAGGAGGACTTGATGGAAGAAACATGCGTCAGACTGTAGTCTAAGGCATTGACTGAGGGATATTTAGTAAGAATATAGATGACCAGTAAGGTAACTTACGATAAGGCACAGAGTTCATACAACAAGCATCCCAGGGACCAGATATCCGATTTCTCGTTGTAGGACATGCGATTAATTTGTTCCTGTAAAATATGGAATTGTCCACACATGGACAGATTGATTAGAAAACCTGAGTTTGgtgttgtattttttttaatttttctgTACCAATTATGTTGATTGTCCTGTTTGAAAATGGGCAAATCCATATGAATTgcatcactttttgacagcatccccTTTGATTTAAACATaactttccatacatgtttgtccatggaagaagtggtcagaaagtgacatgccaaaacattcaggaaATAGGttctcaaagttgacccattttttCATTCTCCACCAAACCATGAGAcaccatgtcttcatcactggaaaagataaacgaTTGAATTTGATATAATTGAAATGCTTTCAAATAGTTGTCAAACTACTTTATAATTTACCCAAATCCAATAAATATgtgttaaaaaaagaaagaaaaccaGAGTATCTGGTTGAAAAAAAAGTTTGACTTTTAAAACCATAATCATAAGATTCCCAATTGTATGATGGCCTTCGCTATTGACTCACAGGCGACATGTAGTAAGGGGTTCCGACGAAAGTCTTAGCGAAACTGGTGTCATGGTTCAGGATACGTGCGAGACCAAAGTCACCGAGCTTGACATTCTGCTTGACATCCAGGAAGATATTGGCGGGCTTAAGATCTCTGTGCAACACTGTGGCCCCACCATTGCTCCGGCGATGACACTCCTTCAGTGCAAGAGTGAGCTGTGCCATGACTCGCATGATGAACTCCTCCTCCAAGTAACACCTGGCCAGCAGGAACACAACATGCACAGAGTTACCAACCAACACGGTTACCTTGAACACGCCAAAtgcaatttgtatttttttttttttgtcatgccAACCCTCAGAGTTTGCCTACAGGCTGGGAGGCCAGTGTTCAACACCCACAAAGGGTGGGTAGCTGCCGTTCGCTACCTAAGTGTCAGAGAAGGATGGCCATTGgagatatgtacagtgcattcggaaagttttcagaccccttgaccttttccacattttgttacattacagccttatcccaaaattgattacatcgttttttgccctcaatctacacacagtgccAAAGCAAAAAAacagttaaaaaataataataaaacgtttgcaaatttataaaacatcggaaatatcacatttatataagtattcagaccctttactcagtactttgttgaagcacctttggcagcgattacagccctgagtcttctttggtataacgctacaagcttggcacacctgtatttggggagtttctcccattcttctctgcagatcctctcaagctctgtcaggttggatggggagtgtcgctgcacatctattttcaggtctctcctgagatgtttgatctggttcaagtccaggctctggctgggccactcaaggacattcagagactctcctgcattgtcttgctgtgtgctaagggttgttgttctgttggaaggtgtaccgttggcccagtctgaggtcctgagcgttctggagcaggtttcatcaagaagctctctgtactttgctccgtttatcttccccttgatcctgacaagtctcccagtccctgaaagacatccccacagcatgatgctgctaccaccatgcttcaccatagggatggtgccaggtttccttcagacgtgacgcttagcattcaggccaaagagttcaatcttggtttcatcagaccagaaaatcttgtttctcatggtctgatagttCTTTAgattccttttggcaaactccaagtgtgctgtcatgtgccttttactgaggagtggcattcGTCTGGccactatcataaaggcctgattggtggagtgctgcagagatggttgtccttctggaaggttctcccatctccacagaggaactctggagctctgtcagagtgaccatcgggttcttggtcacctccctgaccaaggcccttctcccccgattgctcagtttagccgggtggccagctctaggaagtcatttaagaatgatggaggccactgtgttcttggggaccttcaatgctgcagatctgtgcctcgacacaatcctgtctcggagatctaccaacaattcctttaacctcaaggcttggtttttggtctgacatgcattgtcaacagtgggaccttatttagacaggtgtgtgcctttccaaatcatgtccaatcaattgaatttacaacaggtggacacTAATCAAgctgtggaaacatctcaaggatgatcaatggaaacaggatgcacctgagctcaatttcaagtatcatagcaaagggtctgaatattatgtaaataaggcatttgtttatttttactacatttgccaacaattctaaaaacctgttttcgatttgtcattatggggtattctgtgtagattgatgagtatttttttttaaatgtaatacattttagaataaggctgtactgtaacaaaatgtggaaaaagggaaggggtctgaatactttacgaatgcactgtatacatagACAAGGTAAACACGAcagcacaaaacacacacacctttctttAATGCATCTGGTGATGAGGCTGGAGAGGTCGCCGCCTTTGCAGTGCTCCATAACGAtgtacagtgtggtgttggtccGGTCTATGATGCGGTCATAATATCTCACAATGTTTGGATGCGTCAGTTCACGGAGGAGGTTGACCTCGGACACCAGCATTTGCTTCTCGCTCTCAGCCATTGTGCCGTAGTCCAGCGCCTTCCAAACTAGAATCTATGATGAAATCCAAACACCACAAAACTAAGCATTTATTGATTGGCCAAATGTTATTTAATTTCTAAGGTTTCACAGCAAATGCATGGAATAACATGCTTGATGTTGGGAACATACTTTAAAGATGGCAAATAAACATGTACATTGAAGGCTAGGTACTAACCAGCTAACGTTACTTGTTTTACATCAAATGCTGTATGGTTCACAtacataacgttagctatatgacaTCAAATCCTCAGTTTTAGGTAAACAACATAGCTTATGATTTAGTTTTGTTCATATATATCGGGAGGTCTGGTGTGCCCCTTTCTGTTTAATGAGGTGATTTTTGGAACCCCTTTTTGGCTCAAGAGCCCAGAGGCAAACGTGCCTGGCCTGGTGGCTTACTTAGTGAATTCATTGGAGTTGAGTTTATTAAGCTAGTGGCCATGTTAActcacgttaactagctagctagtaagcATAACGTTAGCTACACTAAGTCGAACCATATATTCGCTAACGTTACTGTAAACAGGTAGCTACGTTTCATTTACACTGGTTtcttacgttagctagctaggtacagTACGCTGTAAAAAGCAAAACGCTTACCTTCCCATCAGATTTCCTCCGTATTTTCTGACATTTGCCATAAGACCCTGATCCTATGGTATACAACACCTCATAATCGTCAACACGAGATGGCATTTTGgcgaagctagctagctaaatgcaaAGTTTGCATCCAAGGTAGCTACTGTAGCTTACTGTAACGTTACTGTACTTAGCTAACGTACTAGTTGCAGGTGTTCAGCGAAGGAGAGCAACAACTTTACTCTCGCAATGGAAATATTTTGTACGTTTTCTTTCGTTAAATATTGTTAGCAATATATCTTCGATCACTTATTTATAAGTTACAGTGATTTGCGTAGATGACAGTTTAAAATTGGTGCCTGAAATCTTCAATGTGGTTGGTCCGCATTTAGaatattctgattggctgtgaTTAAGATACAACCTGCAGGTTGCTAAGCATCTGACACCCACAAGATCTGGCGCGGGTGTTTAAAGAGGAATCTTTTAAATTGATATGGATGTCAAAATTAAAATGTACTCATGTAATTTTAAAAAACATCACAGAACCCAATGTATAAATCTAAAATATTCCCTTACTGATTACACTACTCTTTGTGTTATAATCTCACCACAAGGTGGCAGTAAAAGCAAACTGTACTTCTATCCTCCCCCAAGGTGACCACCTCCATGTAAATAACAACTATTAATTGTCCGAGTGGTGCCACACATTGATAACTATTCTATCAAAGTACACCTTGTCCATCTATGCAAGTTAGAATAGAACAAAACATAACataatagagtagaacagaagcGAATAGAACATTACCaacgatgacgagacagcctacagggaggaggagagggctctgggagtgtggtgcctggaaaacaacctctcactcaacgtcaacaaaacaaaggagatgatcgtagacttcaggaaacagcacagGGTGCACCGCCTATCTACATTGACTTgaacgcagtggagaaggtggaaagctacaagttccttggcgtacacatcactgacaaactgaaatggaccacccacacagacagtgtggtgaagaaggcgcaacagagcctcttcatcctcaggaggctaaagaaatttggcttggcacctaaaaccctcacaaacttttacagatgcacaattgaaagcatcctgtcgggctgtatcaccacctggtacggcaactgcacagcccgcaaccgcaaggctctccagataGTGgggcggtctgcccaacgcattaccgggggcaaactacccgcccaccaggacacctacagcacctgatgtccgaggaaggccaaaaagatcatcaaggacatcaaccatccgagccactacctgttcaccctgctatcatccagaaggcgaggtcagtataggtgcatcaaagctgggaccgagagactgaaaaacagcttctatctcaaggccatcagactgttaaacagccatcactagcacattagaggctgctgcctataggcatataGAATataaatcattggccactttaaggaatggaacactagtcactttaataatgtttacatatctgacattactcatctaatatgtatatactgtattctatactattctatggtatcttagtcacttaatgtttacatatctggcattactcatctcatatgtatatactgtattctatactattctactttatcttagtccgttccactctgacatcgctcatccatatgtatatagtattaattcattcctacttagatttgtgtgtattgggtatatgttgtgtaatttgtaagatattacttgttagatattactgcactgtcagagctagaagcagaagcattttgctacacccgcaataacatctgctaatcacgtgtaggtgaccaatacaatttgatatgaACAGAATAGAATAATGCCTGGTGCCACAAATCTAATAATGTATTGACTAGGTCTATACTATCCAGTGTCAATAAAAAATACCATGTCTTTTGTGAACTATACAAGTATTTTCATCTTTAAG
This portion of the Salvelinus fontinalis isolate EN_2023a chromosome 27, ASM2944872v1, whole genome shotgun sequence genome encodes:
- the LOC129824817 gene encoding serine/threonine-protein kinase Nek2-like translates to MPSRVDDYEVLYTIGSGSYGKCQKIRRKSDGKILVWKALDYGTMAESEKQMLVSEVNLLRELTHPNIVRYYDRIIDRTNTTLYIVMEHCKGGDLSSLITRCIKERCYLEEEFIMRVMAQLTLALKECHRRSNGGATVLHRDLKPANIFLDVKQNVKLGDFGLARILNHDTSFAKTFVGTPYYMSPEQINRMSYNEKSDIWSLGCLLYELCALSPPFTAYNQKELSEKIREGKFRRIPYRYSEELNTLLSRMLHLKDYLRPSVESILQSSLLVDVVADEQRKMQARNWRRSADPENPKPAGSSTSPTAAELRLKEQLLREREKALKEREERLEQREQELCVRERLSNEKLARAESLLKSCNLVKQKKTLPPLYSNDMDVGEENVPPEKKVSFAGDSEENQRPDQKQSEKSQELGLKRRLQAANLRVQALEEVERNYQLKSRQILGIR